In one Candidatus Nitronereus thalassa genomic region, the following are encoded:
- a CDS encoding S41 family peptidase — protein MMGNGRFSKVWLIGFVVTATLVLGVVIGKGWEKTGHASESYEELKAFAEVLTQVKKHYVEETPTKDLVHGAVRGMLATLDPHSSYMTPDMYKEMQVETRGEFGGLGIQIGVKNHRITVIAPIEDTPAFSAGIESGDVITKVDDTPTKDLTLMEAVQKMRGHKGTKVTLTVEREGTTAPLQFTLIRDTIKIQSVRSRVLEERIGYVRISQFQEATADDLNGKLNELKEKNIQGLILDLRNNPGGLLSAAVGVSEQFLESDKLVVSIKGRDGRKDEYRARLQSDHYEYPMIILVNQGSASASEIVAAAMQDWGKAVIIGKTTFGKGSVQTILPLSDGSGLRLTTAKYYTPRGESIHNVGVKPDIEVEPKPITVAQTPPSTPGKPGDDAAAVSTPKGNGDAQATEEDKKSLEEREAEFMKKDVQLQKAIELLKTWKVFKELRSL, from the coding sequence ATGATGGGAAATGGACGGTTCTCGAAAGTTTGGTTGATAGGTTTCGTCGTGACGGCAACGCTGGTCTTGGGTGTGGTAATCGGAAAAGGTTGGGAAAAGACCGGCCATGCTAGCGAATCGTATGAAGAACTGAAAGCCTTCGCTGAAGTGTTGACGCAAGTCAAAAAACACTATGTGGAGGAAACTCCCACAAAAGACTTGGTCCATGGGGCTGTCCGTGGAATGTTAGCAACTTTGGATCCGCATTCCTCCTATATGACGCCTGACATGTACAAGGAAATGCAAGTAGAAACTCGTGGCGAGTTTGGGGGATTGGGGATTCAAATCGGTGTGAAGAATCATCGGATTACTGTGATTGCCCCGATTGAAGATACCCCCGCTTTTTCCGCAGGCATCGAATCTGGGGATGTCATAACCAAAGTGGATGACACTCCGACCAAGGATCTGACCTTGATGGAAGCCGTCCAAAAAATGCGAGGACATAAAGGCACCAAAGTCACCTTGACGGTTGAGCGCGAAGGGACGACGGCGCCTCTGCAATTCACCCTGATTCGAGACACGATTAAAATTCAAAGTGTGCGGTCCAGGGTGCTGGAAGAGCGAATTGGTTATGTGCGTATTTCCCAATTCCAAGAAGCCACGGCGGACGATTTAAATGGCAAGCTGAACGAGTTGAAAGAGAAAAACATTCAGGGCCTGATTTTGGATTTGAGAAATAATCCTGGAGGATTATTGTCGGCCGCGGTGGGTGTGTCCGAGCAATTCCTTGAGTCAGATAAATTGGTTGTATCGATTAAGGGTCGAGATGGACGTAAGGATGAATATCGTGCTCGGCTACAATCCGACCATTATGAATATCCAATGATCATTTTGGTGAATCAAGGATCCGCGAGTGCTTCGGAAATCGTGGCGGCCGCCATGCAAGATTGGGGAAAGGCTGTGATAATCGGAAAAACCACTTTTGGGAAAGGTTCCGTGCAGACGATTCTTCCTCTCTCTGACGGTTCCGGACTCCGATTAACCACCGCCAAATATTATACCCCTCGTGGGGAGTCCATCCATAATGTTGGTGTGAAGCCAGATATCGAGGTGGAACCTAAACCAATTACGGTGGCGCAAACCCCTCCTTCTACGCCAGGAAAACCCGGGGATGATGCGGCGGCTGTCTCTACACCGAAAGGAAATGGTGATGCCCAAGCTACCGAAGAAGACAAAAAGAGTTTAGAGGAAAGAGAAGCGGAGTTTATGAAAAAAGATGTGCAACTTCAAAAGGCGATAGAATTGTTGAAAACGTGGAAAGTCTTTAAAGAATTACGGTCGCTTTAG
- the prcA gene encoding proteasome subunit alpha, translating to MSIPYYVSPEQLMQDKAEYAKKGIAKGRSIIAIEYQDGVLFVADNPSTSLFKVSEIYDNIAFSGAGKYSEFENLRKAGIQHADLKGFMYSREDVTARSLANGYSQTLGTIFSQELKPFEVEILLAQVGEQPGENELFRIAFDGTIFHERSFVAIGGRSESLLLALQKKSGDQLMNAQAALKHCVGALTKVSEQAVAPDGLEVATLDRNRVGRKFRRFPQEELSSLLS from the coding sequence ATGTCGATTCCCTACTATGTTTCTCCCGAACAATTGATGCAGGATAAGGCAGAGTATGCCAAAAAAGGCATCGCCAAGGGCCGATCCATCATTGCCATAGAGTATCAAGATGGGGTGTTGTTCGTGGCCGACAATCCGAGCACCTCATTATTCAAAGTTTCAGAAATTTATGACAACATCGCGTTCTCCGGTGCCGGAAAATATAGCGAGTTTGAAAATTTGCGAAAAGCTGGTATCCAACATGCCGATTTAAAGGGGTTTATGTATAGCCGTGAGGATGTCACTGCAAGATCGCTTGCGAATGGTTATTCTCAAACCCTGGGAACAATTTTTAGTCAAGAATTAAAACCCTTTGAAGTGGAAATTCTGCTGGCGCAGGTCGGGGAGCAGCCAGGAGAAAATGAACTGTTCCGTATTGCCTTTGATGGAACCATTTTTCACGAGCGTTCCTTCGTGGCCATTGGAGGGCGGTCAGAGTCGTTGTTGTTGGCCTTACAAAAAAAATCCGGCGATCAACTCATGAACGCTCAAGCGGCCCTTAAGCATTGTGTTGGAGCATTGACGAAGGTGTCCGAACAGGCAGTTGCTCCCGATGGTCTAGAAGTAGCGACTCTTGATCGTAATCGGGTTGGTCGAAAATTTCGACGATTTCCACAAGAGGAACTCTCCTCTCTTCTTTCCTGA
- a CDS encoding Lrp/AsnC ligand binding domain-containing protein, producing MAISAFVFVDVIGDHTKSAFKTITRLPGVKNLYSVTGPYDLIVDIEADTLEELDESVLSQIRSVDGVRKTTTSVILKR from the coding sequence ATGGCAATTTCAGCATTTGTTTTTGTTGATGTGATTGGGGATCATACGAAAAGTGCATTTAAAACGATTACTCGCCTTCCAGGAGTAAAAAACTTGTATTCGGTCACTGGCCCTTATGACCTCATTGTGGATATCGAAGCGGATACCTTAGAGGAATTAGATGAGTCGGTATTGTCACAAATCCGAAGTGTCGATGGCGTCCGAAAAACCACGACCTCAGTCATCTTAAAACGTTAA
- a CDS encoding histidinol-phosphatase, whose product MSQTNVAIANLFLTMAELLQKEGANPYRVRAYRRAAATVNDCQEDIAVIAQRGDLDSLPGIGKDLGAKIREYLDTGTIQAYMDLHTPLPDFTKQWLHLPGFSEPIVNDLYFRLGIRSLDDLETLASSHLLRTRPGVTASTEELLSAIRALRKQSKTN is encoded by the coding sequence ATGTCTCAGACAAATGTCGCCATCGCCAATCTCTTTCTCACCATGGCAGAACTCTTACAAAAAGAGGGAGCCAATCCATATCGCGTTCGTGCTTACCGACGAGCCGCTGCAACAGTGAATGATTGCCAAGAAGATATTGCCGTCATCGCTCAACGAGGAGATTTGGATTCCTTGCCAGGTATTGGAAAGGACCTAGGCGCCAAAATTCGAGAATATCTGGATACCGGAACCATTCAAGCCTATATGGACCTTCACACTCCTCTACCTGATTTCACCAAACAATGGCTGCACCTTCCCGGGTTTTCAGAACCCATTGTCAATGACTTATACTTTCGCTTGGGAATTCGCTCACTCGATGATCTTGAAACTTTGGCCTCTTCCCACTTATTACGAACGCGCCCTGGCGTTACCGCCTCTACGGAGGAACTGCTCAGTGCTATTCGCGCCCTACGGAAGCAATCCAAGACTAATTGA
- a CDS encoding thiazole synthase: protein MSNDRLTIAGREFRSRLWVGTGKYKDFVETQKAIEVSGADVVTVAVRRVNITDRNSENLLDYIDPKKYTILPNTAGCYTVDDAVRYARLARAAGVSDLVKLEVIGDEKTLFPDTTGLIEAAKILIKEGFIVLPYTNDDPIVAQKLVDIGCPAVMPLAAPIGSGLGIRNPYNLKIILETIKVPVIVDAGVGTASDAAMAMELGADAVLMNTAIAGAQDPIAMAEAMKYAVDAGRLAFRAGRIPRKLYATASTTIEGML, encoded by the coding sequence ATGAGTAATGATCGTTTGACAATTGCTGGCCGTGAATTCCGTTCTCGTTTGTGGGTAGGAACTGGGAAATATAAAGATTTTGTGGAAACACAAAAAGCCATTGAGGTGTCCGGGGCTGATGTAGTTACCGTAGCCGTTCGAAGGGTGAATATCACCGACCGCAATTCTGAAAATCTTTTAGATTATATTGATCCGAAAAAATATACCATTCTTCCTAATACTGCTGGATGTTATACGGTAGACGATGCGGTCAGGTATGCCCGCCTTGCGAGGGCCGCCGGCGTGTCAGACCTCGTTAAGCTCGAAGTCATTGGTGATGAGAAAACCCTCTTTCCTGATACAACGGGTCTTATTGAGGCTGCGAAAATCCTGATTAAGGAAGGTTTTATTGTCTTGCCCTATACAAATGATGATCCTATTGTGGCGCAAAAACTTGTCGATATTGGGTGCCCGGCCGTGATGCCCCTGGCGGCTCCCATTGGTTCGGGCTTGGGCATTCGAAATCCGTACAATCTAAAGATTATTCTCGAAACCATCAAAGTCCCAGTGATTGTTGATGCCGGAGTTGGGACGGCTTCGGATGCAGCCATGGCCATGGAGTTGGGAGCAGATGCTGTGTTGATGAATACCGCCATTGCGGGGGCGCAAGATCCCATTGCCATGGCCGAGGCGATGAAATATGCTGTGGATGCCGGACGTCTTGCTTTTCGGGCCGGGCGTATACCTAGAAAGCTGTATGCCACGGCGAGTACCACTATTGAAGGCATGTTGTAG
- the thiS gene encoding sulfur carrier protein ThiS — protein MNIQVNGESREIQEGMSVASLLRHLEIRGEQVAVEVNREILDKQGFDTRLLQAGDQVEILSFIGGG, from the coding sequence ATGAATATTCAGGTAAATGGGGAATCTCGGGAAATTCAAGAAGGCATGTCCGTAGCTAGTCTCTTGCGGCACCTGGAAATTCGTGGAGAGCAAGTGGCAGTTGAAGTGAATAGAGAAATCTTGGATAAGCAAGGTTTTGATACCAGGTTATTGCAAGCCGGAGACCAAGTCGAAATCCTGAGTTTTATCGGAGGCGGATAA
- the dop gene encoding depupylase/deamidase Dop: MHRILGTETEFGIAARHAPLSDPVANSLHLISCYPSLPVPLALWDYENENPLLDARGFEIEGERERPGPDYNRQLNKVLANAGRWYVDGAHPEYSTPECSNPRELVAYERAGEMIAAKSLAVMNQENREAQYVLYKNNSDGKGNSYGYHENYLLARTVPFEQIIKILLPFFVSRQIYAGAGKVGAENGTIPVDYQISQRSDFFECLVDLNTMVKRPIVNTRDEPHGDPSRFRRVHVIVGDANMAEISTYLKVGTTAIVMHMLEEGAALPPIVLDDPVEAIKKVSRDLSVTCDIKLNNGKITTAIAMQREFLRAAHDFFACRDLSPATKDVLVRWESVLDTLEKDPMLLGRELDWVAKKQMIESYIDRKDCSWKDPRVALMDLQYHDIRPGKGLYYSLERNGRIERLLQDEDIQRAEQHAPTGSRAYFRGLCLQKFPKHVYGMSWTSVLFDVGNTTIKRIPLMDPCRGTRELANELMEGVDTAEELLAKLADAEK; this comes from the coding sequence TTGCATAGAATCCTTGGAACAGAAACAGAATTTGGTATTGCTGCTCGCCATGCTCCACTTTCCGATCCCGTTGCCAATTCCCTCCACTTAATTAGTTGCTATCCTTCGCTTCCTGTCCCCCTGGCTCTTTGGGATTACGAAAATGAAAATCCTCTCCTCGATGCACGTGGTTTTGAAATTGAAGGAGAGCGTGAACGTCCAGGTCCGGATTACAATCGTCAATTAAATAAGGTCTTGGCCAACGCGGGGCGCTGGTATGTGGATGGCGCGCATCCCGAGTATTCCACACCGGAGTGCAGCAATCCCCGTGAACTGGTGGCCTATGAGCGGGCTGGGGAAATGATTGCGGCCAAAAGTTTGGCAGTGATGAATCAAGAGAACCGCGAAGCCCAGTATGTGCTGTACAAAAATAATTCTGATGGCAAGGGGAATAGTTACGGATACCATGAAAACTATTTATTAGCACGCACCGTTCCATTTGAGCAGATTATCAAAATATTGTTGCCATTTTTTGTAAGCCGACAAATTTATGCAGGTGCCGGGAAAGTTGGGGCGGAAAATGGAACGATTCCTGTTGATTATCAGATTTCTCAACGCTCGGATTTTTTTGAGTGTTTGGTAGATTTAAACACGATGGTCAAGCGGCCCATTGTGAATACTCGCGATGAACCTCATGGAGACCCTTCCCGGTTTCGTCGGGTGCATGTCATTGTGGGTGATGCCAACATGGCGGAAATATCCACCTATTTGAAGGTCGGGACAACGGCGATTGTGATGCACATGCTCGAGGAGGGGGCGGCCTTGCCTCCCATTGTCCTGGATGATCCTGTTGAAGCCATCAAGAAGGTGTCTCGGGATTTATCTGTCACCTGTGATATCAAGCTGAACAACGGGAAAATAACGACGGCGATTGCCATGCAACGTGAATTTTTGCGAGCCGCACATGATTTTTTTGCATGTCGAGATCTTAGCCCGGCCACCAAGGATGTGTTAGTGCGTTGGGAGTCTGTCTTAGATACACTAGAAAAAGATCCTATGCTCCTTGGCCGAGAGCTCGATTGGGTCGCGAAGAAGCAAATGATCGAATCGTATATTGATCGAAAAGATTGTAGTTGGAAAGATCCTCGGGTGGCGCTTATGGATCTTCAATATCACGATATCCGGCCAGGAAAAGGGTTGTATTATTCCTTGGAGCGTAATGGCCGAATCGAACGATTGTTGCAAGATGAGGATATTCAGCGAGCGGAGCAACATGCACCCACTGGGTCTCGGGCCTACTTTCGAGGCCTTTGCCTCCAAAAATTTCCGAAGCACGTGTATGGCATGAGTTGGACTTCCGTGTTATTTGATGTGGGAAATACCACCATCAAACGGATTCCTTTAATGGACCCTTGTCGGGGTACGCGGGAATTGGCCAATGAATTAATGGAAGGGGTGGATACGGCGGAAGAGTTGTTGGCCAAACTAGCGGATGCCGAAAAGTAA
- a CDS encoding M23 family metallopeptidase, which produces MIRLSTRTLLVLGLLFASIFPLNFFPHAQDLPAGTHVQLSGKQGEVLVVTLPVSGHPQKVVGHLLKRDIIFFPIADGEYAGLLGLDMQDRPGQHDLVIQVEYPDRQEEHKVTILLMKEDYKVQHLKLPKKMVDLDSKTLARVKKESKVLHQAFDSVVPKPLWRTGFIEPVQGRVSGRFGSRRVINGQSKRPHSGEDIAAPNGTPVVAMNSGVVRLTMDHFFTGKGVVLDHGLGLFSMYFHLADVDVSQGQMVEKGQTIGKVGATGRATGPHLHWGVRLNGSRIDPYSLLKVSVKGMS; this is translated from the coding sequence ATGATTCGTCTTTCAACCCGAACCCTGTTGGTCCTTGGCCTCTTATTTGCCAGTATCTTTCCTCTAAATTTTTTCCCTCATGCACAAGATCTTCCTGCAGGAACCCATGTACAGTTGAGTGGTAAACAGGGGGAGGTCTTGGTTGTGACCCTTCCTGTCTCGGGTCATCCCCAAAAAGTTGTCGGTCATCTTTTAAAACGGGACATCATCTTTTTTCCGATTGCTGATGGGGAATATGCTGGGCTTTTGGGCCTAGATATGCAAGACCGGCCTGGACAGCATGATCTGGTGATTCAGGTGGAGTATCCAGATCGTCAAGAAGAGCACAAAGTCACGATCTTATTAATGAAAGAAGACTATAAGGTCCAACATTTGAAGTTGCCCAAAAAGATGGTGGATCTCGACAGTAAAACCCTCGCACGCGTGAAAAAAGAATCTAAGGTTCTTCATCAAGCTTTTGACAGTGTAGTGCCCAAGCCGCTTTGGCGAACGGGTTTTATTGAGCCGGTGCAAGGACGGGTTTCAGGAAGGTTTGGCAGCCGGCGAGTTATAAATGGGCAATCAAAACGTCCGCACAGTGGGGAAGATATCGCTGCTCCCAATGGTACGCCGGTTGTTGCCATGAATAGTGGGGTGGTCCGGTTAACGATGGATCATTTTTTCACTGGAAAAGGTGTGGTGTTGGACCATGGTCTCGGACTCTTCTCTATGTACTTCCACTTGGCGGACGTGGATGTGTCCCAAGGACAAATGGTTGAAAAGGGTCAAACGATAGGGAAAGTTGGGGCCACGGGGCGGGCAACCGGGCCTCATTTACATTGGGGGGTTCGTTTAAATGGCTCACGCATCGATCCCTATTCCCTGCTGAAGGTTTCCGTGAAGGGCATGTCTTAA
- the prcB gene encoding proteasome subunit beta produces the protein MEWIKSSPAANLQCSSFFDHLLQTRPELTPAVRWGASWPTSFSADDVQRGYLASVTHGTTVLAIKFEHGVIIAGDRRATEGYQLAARTMEKVFKTDSHSAMAIAGAAGPCMEMAKLFEIELEHYEKLDGVQLSCVGKANRLGQMVKANLPMVMQGLVVIPLFVGFDLKLGQGRIFKYDVTGGRYEETDYHSIGSGGKDAKVTIKERYRRNLPEEEAIRLALQALFSAAEEDVGTGGPDTFRRIFPSMKLIDRAGVRDVEEPRVASMCEELAKARAKQD, from the coding sequence ATGGAATGGATAAAATCCTCACCGGCTGCCAATTTGCAATGCTCGAGTTTTTTCGATCACTTGTTGCAGACCCGCCCAGAACTCACTCCAGCCGTAAGGTGGGGTGCCTCATGGCCCACATCGTTTTCAGCAGATGATGTTCAGCGTGGCTATCTGGCCTCGGTGACTCATGGCACCACAGTATTGGCGATTAAATTTGAGCATGGAGTGATTATTGCTGGAGATCGTCGCGCGACTGAAGGGTATCAACTCGCCGCACGCACCATGGAGAAAGTGTTCAAAACCGATAGCCATTCGGCTATGGCGATCGCTGGTGCCGCAGGGCCCTGTATGGAAATGGCCAAACTTTTTGAGATTGAATTGGAGCATTACGAAAAACTCGATGGCGTGCAGTTGTCCTGCGTCGGTAAAGCCAATCGACTCGGGCAAATGGTCAAAGCAAATTTGCCAATGGTAATGCAAGGACTTGTGGTGATTCCTTTATTTGTTGGATTCGACTTAAAACTCGGTCAAGGTCGGATTTTTAAATATGATGTGACCGGCGGGCGCTATGAAGAGACCGATTATCATTCGATTGGGTCTGGTGGTAAAGATGCCAAGGTGACGATCAAGGAGCGATATCGTCGGAACCTTCCAGAAGAAGAGGCAATTCGGCTTGCCTTGCAAGCGTTGTTCAGTGCGGCCGAAGAAGATGTGGGAACCGGTGGCCCTGATACCTTTCGTCGTATTTTTCCATCGATGAAGTTGATTGATAGGGCAGGTGTCCGGGACGTCGAAGAGCCCCGAGTTGCCTCCATGTGCGAGGAACTTGCGAAGGCCAGAGCCAAACAGGACTGA
- the thiE gene encoding thiamine phosphate synthase — MSSSRLPSLYVVTDRTQVADANLLPVLEHLIPLGGIMLQLREKDLPTRILLEWARTIVSWCRRYQVPFLINDRVDIAMATDAHGVHLRESSLPVKKVRQCVGEHRLIGVSVHSIEEAIQQEKEGADFVVLGPIYDTPSKRAYGPSLGISVLEEATLQCHIPIYAIGGIDLSRVEALKKAGAYGVAVISSIFQSDSPGEAVKNYTTQLGVPI; from the coding sequence ATGTCTAGCTCTCGCCTTCCTTCTTTATATGTTGTCACCGATCGGACTCAGGTAGCTGATGCCAACCTTCTACCCGTATTAGAGCATCTTATTCCTCTAGGAGGGATAATGCTTCAGCTTCGTGAAAAAGATCTACCAACTCGTATTTTATTAGAATGGGCGCGAACCATTGTGTCTTGGTGTCGGCGCTACCAGGTTCCCTTCCTTATTAATGATCGGGTGGATATTGCCATGGCCACTGACGCCCATGGAGTACACCTTCGAGAATCTAGTCTTCCCGTCAAAAAAGTAAGGCAATGTGTGGGAGAGCATCGGTTGATTGGTGTATCAGTGCATTCGATAGAGGAGGCCATTCAGCAGGAGAAAGAGGGAGCTGACTTTGTTGTCTTGGGGCCGATTTATGATACACCTTCAAAGCGAGCTTATGGACCATCTTTAGGGATATCAGTTCTCGAAGAAGCTACTCTTCAGTGTCATATACCCATTTATGCGATTGGTGGGATAGATCTCTCGCGTGTTGAGGCCCTGAAGAAAGCAGGCGCATATGGCGTGGCGGTAATTTCCTCAATTTTTCAATCAGATTCTCCTGGCGAAGCCGTCAAGAATTATACTACGCAACTCGGCGTACCAATCTAG
- the arc gene encoding proteasome ATPase, producing the protein MGFRKHEDYDRELEKLRGELQSLERETRQLYDARIKLQQTQKQNEKLATTLQEAKTQIESLRAEIEKLTAPPSAYALFSSLNDDRTANVYISGRKMRVSVHDSIVVERLQKGQEVILNEAMNIIEARGFDPQGQVVRLKDRLDDIRALVQLHHDEERVVELGEPLLHERLSVGDHLLFDARSGYVIEKIPKSEIEELVIEEVPDIGYEDVGGLAKEVEHVTDAVELPFLHPDLFLEHKLTPPKGVLLYGPPGCGKTMIAKAVANSIAKKLQHLSGKDVRSYFLHIKGPELLNKYVGESERQIREVFSKARDKAATGNPVIVFFDEMDALFRTRGSGISSDIESTIVPQFLAEIDGVERLQNVIVIGASNRQDLIDPAVLRPGRLDVKVKIPRPDKYGAKDIFAKYLVSDLPLAKEEVDRYDGDRKKVVDHLIDATVESMYALSEENRYLEVTYANGEKETLYFKDFSSGALIEGVVSRAKKSAVKRTISTGEKGIKEEDLLRAIRDEFKAHEDLPNTTNPDDWARIAGKKGEKIIHVRTLTPGSDESREIETVSAGHYF; encoded by the coding sequence ATGGGATTTCGAAAACACGAAGACTACGATCGCGAACTGGAGAAGTTGCGGGGTGAGCTGCAGTCGTTAGAACGTGAAACCCGTCAGCTGTATGATGCCCGTATCAAGCTTCAGCAAACCCAAAAACAAAACGAAAAACTCGCGACAACCCTCCAGGAAGCCAAAACCCAAATTGAATCCCTTCGGGCAGAAATTGAAAAGCTGACAGCCCCACCTTCCGCCTATGCCTTGTTTAGCAGCCTCAATGACGACCGAACCGCAAATGTATATATCTCGGGTCGGAAGATGCGCGTCAGTGTCCATGACTCGATTGTTGTAGAGAGGCTACAGAAGGGGCAGGAAGTCATTTTGAATGAAGCGATGAATATTATTGAGGCCAGAGGGTTTGATCCACAAGGTCAAGTGGTTCGATTAAAGGACCGCCTTGATGATATTCGGGCTTTAGTCCAGTTACATCATGATGAGGAGCGAGTCGTCGAGCTTGGCGAACCCCTGCTTCATGAGCGATTGAGCGTGGGGGATCATCTTCTTTTTGATGCCCGATCCGGCTATGTTATTGAAAAGATCCCCAAATCGGAAATCGAAGAACTTGTGATTGAGGAAGTCCCGGACATTGGATATGAGGATGTCGGAGGGTTAGCCAAGGAAGTCGAACATGTGACGGATGCGGTCGAACTGCCGTTTCTTCACCCCGATCTTTTTCTCGAGCATAAATTGACGCCACCTAAAGGTGTGTTGCTCTATGGGCCGCCGGGTTGTGGGAAAACCATGATTGCGAAGGCTGTAGCTAATTCAATCGCTAAAAAATTGCAGCATCTTTCCGGCAAAGACGTACGCAGTTACTTTCTTCATATCAAAGGTCCCGAGCTTCTGAATAAATATGTTGGAGAGTCCGAGAGACAAATTCGTGAAGTCTTTTCCAAGGCCCGAGATAAAGCGGCCACGGGGAATCCAGTGATTGTCTTCTTTGATGAAATGGACGCTCTTTTTCGGACGCGTGGATCTGGAATTTCTTCAGACATTGAATCGACAATTGTGCCCCAGTTTTTAGCCGAGATCGACGGTGTGGAACGATTGCAAAATGTTATCGTGATCGGCGCAAGCAATCGCCAAGACTTAATAGATCCTGCAGTCTTGCGACCGGGCCGGTTAGATGTGAAAGTGAAAATTCCTCGACCGGATAAATATGGTGCCAAGGATATCTTTGCCAAATATCTGGTGAGTGATCTTCCTTTGGCGAAGGAGGAAGTTGACCGATATGATGGCGATCGAAAAAAAGTCGTCGACCATTTGATCGATGCCACCGTGGAAAGCATGTATGCCTTGTCGGAAGAAAATCGCTATCTCGAAGTGACTTATGCGAACGGTGAAAAAGAGACTCTCTATTTTAAGGATTTTTCCAGTGGTGCTTTGATTGAAGGTGTCGTATCTCGCGCCAAAAAATCTGCAGTCAAGCGAACGATTTCTACTGGTGAAAAGGGTATCAAAGAAGAGGATCTCTTGCGGGCCATTCGTGATGAATTTAAAGCCCATGAAGATTTACCCAATACGACGAATCCAGATGATTGGGCACGCATTGCCGGGAAAAAAGGCGAGAAAATTATTCACGTGCGCACCTTGACCCCCGGATCGGACGAGTCCCGCGAAATAGAAACCGTAAGCGCCGGGCATTATTTTTAA
- the pafA gene encoding Pup--protein ligase, with amino-acid sequence MMKRIFGLECEYGLTFSPNGRVYLPIEKILGYIFEGLIPNSWPSNAFLTNGARFYQDTGCHPEYSTPECDDIFDLVVHEKAGERILESCLPAAEDRLREEGLSGDIFIFKNNTDSLGNTYGSHENFLMRRDVDFWKVAEQLIPFFVTRQIFSGSGKVLKISGKSQFFISQRAQHIHEKTSSSTTSSRSIINTRDEPHADAERFRRLHIILGDSNMSEFSTYLKVGTAALVLSMIEDGFFLPGIELEDPVKAIREISRDPTLKKRVKLDDGREMSGLEIQRMYLERAQEYLPTQPFDKVMADVLQEWERVLNALDDDPMQLVKEVDWVTKKWLMESYSDRKHCGLEDPRIAMMDLQYHDINRKRGLYYVLESHGKVAKIMDEQAIERAMTVPPQSTRAKVRGDFIRFARAKNRSYTVDWTYLKLNGYWEETILCMDPFTAFNRRVDELLAQVPTARLYP; translated from the coding sequence ATGATGAAGCGAATATTTGGTCTTGAATGTGAATATGGGTTAACGTTTTCCCCGAACGGGCGGGTGTATCTACCCATTGAGAAAATCCTTGGCTATATTTTTGAAGGCCTCATTCCCAACAGTTGGCCTTCTAATGCTTTCCTGACCAATGGTGCTCGCTTTTATCAAGATACCGGATGCCATCCTGAATACTCGACTCCTGAATGTGATGACATTTTTGACTTGGTTGTTCATGAAAAAGCCGGTGAGCGAATATTAGAATCTTGCCTGCCTGCCGCTGAGGATCGCCTTCGGGAAGAAGGCCTCTCCGGCGATATTTTTATCTTCAAAAATAATACTGATTCGTTAGGGAATACCTACGGAAGCCATGAAAATTTTTTAATGCGGCGCGATGTAGATTTTTGGAAAGTCGCTGAACAGCTCATTCCATTTTTTGTAACGCGCCAAATTTTTTCTGGATCTGGGAAAGTGCTGAAGATTTCCGGGAAGTCGCAATTTTTTATTTCCCAACGGGCCCAGCATATTCATGAGAAAACGTCCTCATCGACAACCTCCTCCCGGAGTATCATCAATACGAGAGATGAACCCCATGCGGATGCGGAACGATTTCGACGTCTTCACATTATCTTAGGCGATTCGAATATGTCGGAATTCAGCACATATTTGAAAGTGGGGACGGCTGCGTTAGTGTTGTCCATGATTGAAGATGGTTTCTTTCTTCCTGGAATTGAATTAGAAGATCCGGTCAAAGCCATTCGTGAAATTTCACGAGATCCTACCTTAAAGAAACGCGTAAAGTTAGATGATGGCCGGGAAATGAGTGGCCTTGAAATTCAACGTATGTATCTAGAACGAGCCCAGGAGTACTTACCGACACAGCCTTTCGATAAGGTCATGGCTGATGTTTTGCAAGAATGGGAACGGGTCTTGAATGCCTTGGATGATGATCCCATGCAACTGGTCAAGGAAGTGGACTGGGTGACCAAGAAGTGGCTGATGGAATCCTACTCGGATCGGAAACATTGTGGCTTGGAAGATCCTCGGATTGCCATGATGGATTTACAATATCACGATATCAATCGGAAGCGGGGTCTCTACTATGTCCTGGAATCTCATGGGAAAGTCGCCAAAATCATGGATGAACAAGCCATTGAGCGTGCCATGACAGTCCCACCACAATCCACCCGGGCCAAGGTGCGTGGAGATTTTATCAGATTTGCCAGAGCGAAAAATCGTTCGTATACTGTGGATTGGACTTATTTGAAACTCAATGGATACTGGGAAGAGACAATTCTTTGCATGGATCCATTCACGGCGTTCAACCGGCGGGTGGATGAACTTTTGGCGCAAGTTCCCACGGCTCGTCTCTATCCTTAA